From the Deinococcus gobiensis I-0 genome, the window CGTTGAGTTCGAAGACGCCGCTCACCGTCACGCCACTCGTCGGGAAACGCAGTTCGGTGACCAGCGGCGCTTCGGTCTCGTCGGGAAAGGGCAGGGGCAGGGGGCGGGGCATGGCGTTACTGTATGGACTTCGGGCGCGGGGCAGGCCGGGGCCTCACTTGATGGAGATCTGCACGCTGTTGCCGCCGCTGTCCTCGGCGCTGATGAGCTGCCCCGGGGGCGGCCCCGCCTCGATGAGCAGTTGCAGGGCCTCGATACTCAGGCCCGCGCTCGCCAGGGCCTCGCGGCCATGCGGCGGAATCAGCTTGTCGAGGTGCGGGGCGAGGTTCAGGGGCAGGTTGGCGCTGTACTCGTCGCCGCCCGCCGACTCGACTGAGATGACCAGCAGGCGCGGCCGGTCCTCGGGCGCCCGCTCGCGGCCCGCCGCCCCCAGGCGCTCGGTCACGGCCTGCTCGACCTGCCGGGTCACGCGGCCCATCAGGCTCTCCATGTTCTCGCCGAAGCGGGCGCCGAAGGGATCGCCGAGGGAACCGCTGAAAGGCGGCGCCTGGGGTGGCCTGGGCGGCGTGGTCGTCCCCTCGCGCACGCCGCGCAGCAGCATCAGGTGTTCGGCGACCTGCGCGCTGTCGAGTTCGGGGCGGCCCAGCAGCGAGGCGATGAACTCATGGTCGCTCGGGGACAGCGCCAGCCGGGGGCTGAGGGCCACGAGCAGCGGCGAGGCGTCGTCGAGCGACAGCTTGCCGCCGCGCACGAGGTCCAGGATGCGCCGGATCTTGTCTTTCATCGCCCCTCCTCCGAGGTCACCGAGAGCTGCCCGGCCGTGACCTGGCAGACCAGGCGGGCCGCGCCGTCGCCGAGCTGCCCGGCGTAGCGCGAGGCCATGAAGCCGCCGCTCTTCTGGGTCGGGAAGTCGGTACGCAGCGCCCCCAAGGTCACGTTGGCCTCCAGGCGCAGGCTGCTCGCGCCGCGCAGGTGCAGGCTGACATTGCCGGCGTTCAGCTCGGTGCGGTGGTCGCCGCCGCGCAGTTCGCCCGTCCAGGTCAGGTTGCCTCCGTTCACGCTGGCGTTCAGGCTGCGCGCGCCGTTCACGGTGATGTTGCCGCCGTTCACGCGCAGTTCGCTGTGGCCCTCAAGCTCGCCGGCCGTCAGGTTGCCGCCGTTCACCTCGGCGCGCAGGCCCAGGGCGCGGCCCAGGCGCACGCTGCCCCCGCTGACCTCGGCGTGCAGGTCGCCGCGCAGGTCGGGCAGCGTCAGGTTGCCGCCCTCGACCCGCGCGTGGACCTGCCGGGGCGAGAAGGGCAGGCTCAGGATCGCCTGGAGGGGCGGCCAGTGCCGGGCGTCGTGGCCCTTGCGCGCCCGCTCGACGGTCCAGCCGCCGGGGCCGCCGCTCAGGCGCAGTTCGCCCTCGTGGTTGGCGCTGAGTTGGGGCGCGGACACGCCCTCATCGTGGACCACCGTCAGCGTGTAGCCGCTGATCCGCAGGGTGAGGTCGGGCGAGTCCGGCGCCGCGTGGGGAGAGGGGTCGGGCTCCGTCCGGGGCGGCTCTGCGGAACTCCCGGAGGGAGAGGCTGCGGTGTCCGGCGTCTCCAGATCGGCCAGGAGGCCCCGCGCCTCCTCGGGGGTGAGTTTGCCATCGGCCACCAGACGTTGCACCTGCGAGCGGAAATCCTCGGCTGCCTGTTCATTCATGCTCTTCTCCTTTGAGAGAATAGAAACACAAAACTCAAAAAATGTCAATCTTGAGTTTCTATTCAGATAGATTTTCCAGATATATCTATCTCAAGGCGGAACCGGAGGGACAGAATGATAAGTCCCAGTTTCTACTCAGTTCGGCCTGCTTTCCCCCGATATGCTGAAGTGATGACCACTTCTCCCGAACTGGGCGCCGCGCAGCGCACCGAAGTCGAGCTGCTGGCGCGCGGCCGGCAGGACAAGAGCCGCGTGATGCGCGACCTGGGCCTGAGCGAGACCCCCGAGGCCGCCCACGCCCTGCTGCTGCGTCTGGGCCTGTGGAGCGAGGCGCGCACGCCCTACGCCGATCGCCTGCGCGCCGCCACCACGCCCAGCACGCTGCCGGTCCCGCCCTTTCCCGCCGAGGACCGCCTCGACCTGACGCACCTGGAGGCCTTCGCCATCGACGACGAGGGCAACCGCGACCCCGACGACGCGGTATGTACCGAGACCCTAGAAGGCGGCCTGACCCGGCTGTGGGTCCACGTGGCCGACGTGGCCGCGCTCGTGCCGCCCGACAGCCCGCTGGACCTCGAGGCCCGGTCGCGCGGCGCGACGCTGTACCTGCCCGACCAGACCATCGGGATGCTGCCCGACGCCCTGGTCGAGCAGGCGGGCCTCGGGCTGGCCCCCACCTCGCCCGCGCTCTCGATCTCGCTGGACCTCGACGCCGAGGGCAACGCCGAGGCGGTGGACGTGGTCCTGACCACCGTGCGCGTCACCCGCCTGACCTACGGCGAGGCGCAGCGGCGGCTGGAGGGGGGCGATCCGGCCTTCGTGGCCCTGGCCGAACTGGCCCGCGCGAGTCAGGCGCTGCGCGAGGCCGAGGGCGCGCTGACCATCGACCTGCCCGAGGTCCGCGTGAAGGCCGACGAGGCCGGCGCGCAGGTCACGCCGCTGCCCAAGCCGCCCATGCGTTTCGTGGTGCAGGAGTGCATGACCCTGGCCGGCTGGGGGGCCGCCATCTTCGCCGACGACAACGGCATTCCGCTGCCCTTCGCCACCCAGGACCCGCCCCGGACCACCGTGCGTGGCGACGGCCTGGGGGCGCAGTGGGCGCGGCGGCGCACCCTGTCGCGGACCCGCTTCCAGCCCTCGCCGGGGCCGCACAGCGGCATGGGCCTGGACGTGTACGTGCAGGCGACCAGCCCCATGCGCCGTTACCTCGACCTCGTGGTGCACCAGCAGCTCCGGGCCTTCCTGACCGGGGGCGAGCCGGTGGGCGGCAAGGTGCTCGCCAGCCACATCGCCCAGGCGGTCCTGAACGCCGACGGCACCCGCCAGGCCGAGCGCCTGAGCCGCCGCCACCACACCCTGCGTTTCGTGGCCGCCCAGCCCGAGCGCGAGTGGGAGGCCGTCGTGGTGGACCGCCGGGGGCCGCAGGCCACGTTGCTCATTCCCGATCTGGCCTACGACCTGCCGCTGACCTCGTCGGCGCCGGTCGGCTCGGTGATCAAGCTGCGCCTGAGCGACGTGAACCTCCCGGCCCTGGGCGTGCGCGCCAAACTTTGAGGGCCGGGGCCGCTTTGGGACGAATGTCACGTCCCGATTTCGCCCTGAACCTAAAAACATCGTTATAGACGCACTTTATGAGCCTGGATTGATATTCACCTTTCATTCATCTGCCGTCCGGGCCGCTTACACTGCGGCCCATGAACGCCGTAAGCAGCGTCCCCAGCGACATCGTGTCCCTCCGCATGATTCACTGCCGCGCTGAGCAGGCCGCGCGCGGGGCGCAGTATCACCTCGCCGTCTTTCACTACCGCACCTGCCTGGAAGTGGCCGAGCGCCGCGAGGACTGCCGCGCTGTCGAGTTCTTCGCGCTGCGGCTGGCCGACTGTTACGACGTGATGGGCCTGGGCCACAAGGCCGAGGGGTTCCGCGCGCTGGCCGACCAGGGCGGCGCCGACGGTCAGGCGCTGCTGGGCTGAGCCGGTCAGCTGCCCTTCAGGGCCGGGGCGCATGCTGAAGGCCATGCGCCTTTTTTGTGGTGTGCTGGCCCTGCTGGCCTGTGTGGCGGGCGCGGCCCGCGTGGATCTCGTGCCCGGCCAGACGGCGAAGCTCGGCGAGCGGCAGGTCACGCTGCTGCGCGTGCAGGACAGCCGCTGCCCGCCCGGCGTGCAGTGTGTCCGCGCCGGCGAGCTGAGCGCGAGCCTGCTGGTCGTCGCCGCCCCCGGCGAGGCCGGTCCCCGCACGCGCCTGCTGCGCCTGACCCTGCCCGCCGGCCCGAACATCGGTCAGGGCGAGCTGCACCTCGTGGACGCGACCTTCGGCCGCCCCCCGCGCGTGGGCCTCAGCGACTATTTCCGGCGCTAGGCGGCCCAGGCAACCCCTGCGGGCGGGAGCGCGTACCTGGGGCATGTTCCGAACCCTCTGTTCCGCGCTGCTGGGAGCGGCGCTGCTGGGCACGCCCGCTGCGGCCTCCGCCCCTGTCCTCACCCCCTGGACCCTGACGCTGGTGGCGGGCCAGACGGCCAGCGTCCCGGCCACGCCCGGCCAGCCCGCCGCGAAGGTCACGCTGCTGAGCTTCAGCGACTCGCGCTGCCCGCCGCGCGCCTACTGTTTCGTGGCCGGCAACGTGAAGGCGCGGGTATTCGTGACGCGCGGGGCTTCGTCGCGGCTCTACACCCTGACGCTGCCCGGCGTCTCGGCGGCCACCCTGGCCGGGCCGCTGCGGCTCACGGCGGCGACCCGGCCGGGCCAGGGCCCGCAGCGCCTGACCCTGCGCGGTCAGCGCTGAGGGCGCGTTCTTCTCCGCCCCCCTGCCGGGTCCGGGCCCGTCTGGTCTAATGACGGCATGACCACGCCGCCCGTGCCCCACTACCTGCCCCAGGACCCGACCCCCCGCGCGCAGGGCTTCGTGATGCCCGCCGAGTGGGCCGCGCACGCCGCCACCTGGATGAGCTGGCCTGCCGACGACGAGCTGTGGTTCGGCCACCTGGAGCCGGTGCGCGCCGAGTTCGCCGAGCTGGTGCGCACCGTCGCCCGCTTCGAGCCGGTGCAGCTGCTGGTACGCGATTCCGAGAGCGAGCAGGACGCCCGCGCCCGCCTGCACGGAGCCAACGTGGCCTACCACCACGTGCCGCTGGACGACGTGTGGCTGCGCGACAACGGCCCCATCTTCGTGCGGCGCGGCGAGGGCCGGGAGGCCGATCTCGCCTTCGTGAACTGGCGCTTCAACGCCTGGGGCGGCAAGTTCGAGTCGGACCACGACGACCGCGTGCCCGAATACGTCGCGCAGGCCCTGGGCATGGCCCACTGGGACCGCCCCGAGGTGCTCGAAGGCGGCGGTATCGAGGTCAACGGCCTGGGCCTGGGCCTGACCACCCGCTCGTGCTTCCTGACCGACACCCGCAACCCCGGCCTGAGCGAGGAGGGCTACGCCGCCCTGCTGGCCGAGACGCTGGGCATCCGGAAGCTGCTGTGGCTCGACGGCGGCCTGGAAAACGACCACACCGACGGCCACATTGACACCATCACCCGTTTCGTGGACGAGACGACGGTCGTGACGAGCGTCGAGAGCGATCCCGCCGACCCCAACCACGCCGTGATGGCCCGCAACCTCGCCGCGCTACGGGAGATGACCGACACGGCGGGCGAGCCGCTGCGCGTCGTGGAACTGCCGCTGCCCGCGAACCGCCTCGACGGCGCCGAGGGCCGGCTGCCGCCCACCTACGCCAACTTCTACATCGGCAACGGCTTCGTGGCGGTGCCCCAGTACGGCGACCCCCATGACGGCCCCGCGCTGGACGTGCTGCGCCCGCTCTTTCCGGGGCGCGAGGTGATCGGCCTGAGCAGCCGCGCGATCATCGAAGGGGGCGGCTCCTTCCACTGCGTGACCCAGCAGCAGCCCGTGGGTCTCACATGGACGGGCGAATAACCGACCTGGGGGGCGGGTACACGGCCCGCCGCATCCCGCTGGAGACCTACCGCGACGCCTGCGCGCGCCTGGAAGGCCGAATCTTCGGGGGCAATTCGGTGTATGCCTTCGGGCGGGCCGCCCGGCCCCCGGTGCCCCTGGGCGAGACCTTCACGTGGGGCCTTTTCGCCGGCGACGAGCTGGTGGGCTGGAGCCACGCCGAGCAGCGCGACGAGCGCACGGTAGACATGGCCGACACGGGCCTGCTGCCCGAGCACCAGGGGCGGGGCCTGTATACCCGGCTGCTGCCCACGCTGCTCGGCACCTTCCGGGCGGCGGGATACGCCCTCGTGACCAGCCGCCACCGCGCCACCAACAACGCCGTCCTGGTGCCCAAGCTGCGCGCCGGGTTCTTCATCCAGGGCCTGAACCTGTACGAGGGCGGCCTGAATGTCACGCTGGCGCTCGCGCTGGACGGCCCCTACCGCGACGCCATGCACGCCCGCAGCGGGTTCCGGGCCGCGACGGCGGAGGCGGCCCGGCGGCTGCGCTGGCCCGAGGCCGTGCCCCCCGGCCCTGTCCCGGTTCCGTCGGCCCTGCCCCTGCCGCCCGGCACCGGTCCCGACCTCGACCTGGGCGGGGGCTACGTGCTGCGCCCGGTCGAGTACGAGACCTACTGGCACCTGTACGCGGTGCTGGAGGCGGCCGCCTACGAGAGCGTGTCGCTGGAATGGCCCCACCCGGCCGAGCGCGCCGATCTCGACGCCCCCAGCTACACCTGGCTGATCGGGCACGCGGGCGAGGTGGTCGGCTGGCAGTACTCGCGGCAGTGGAACGCGCGCACCGCCTACATGGTGAACACGGCGCTGCTGCCCGCTCACCGGGGGGCCGGGGTCTACTCGCGCCTGCTGCCGGCCGTGCTGGAGGCCCTGCGCACCGAAGGCTACGACCTCGTGCGCAGCCACCACCACGCCACCAACGCCGCCGTGCTGGTGCCCAAACTGCGGGCGGGTTTCCGCGTGCAGGGGCTGGAGGTCAGCGACCATGGCGTGATGGCGGTGCTGCTGTTCAGCTACGGCGAGCTGTACCGCGAATACATGGACGTGCGCAGCGGCCTGACCCTGCCGCGCGGCGAGGTGGCGCGGCGGCTGGGCATGGCCGGGGACACCGGGACCTGAGCCGGACCGCCGCCGGGGCCGGGCCGGGGGCGCTCCCCTTTCCGGCCCCGGCAGGCGTGCCTAGGCCTTCTTCGCGGGGCGGTTCCTGGCGCGCTTGATGGTGGCGATGCCCGCCCCGCTGTCCAGCACCGTGCGGTACAGGTCCCACCAGGCCCGCGCCGTCTGCGGGTCGCGGGTCAGGTTCTCGAAACGGTAGTAGGCCGCGCCGCCGTCCTCCAGCACGAAGGTCGGGGTGCCGAACACGCCCAGGTCGGCGGCCTCCTCCAGTTCCCGCCGCAGCGCGGCGCGCAGGCCCCCGTCGTCCTGGCGGTCGGCAGCGAACTGCGCGGTGTCCAGCCCGGCGTCCCCGGCCGCGCCCTGGATGGCGGCCTCGTCGAGCGCCTGCCCGTGTTCATGGCGGCGGCGGAACAGCGCGAGGGCAAAGGCCCAGCTGCGTTCCTCGCCCTGGCGCGCGGCGGCCGTATGCGCCAGAAAGGCGTCGAGGCTGCTCTGCTGGTGCGCCGCTCCCTCGCCCTGAGGCTGGTCGCTCAGCCACCAGCGCACGTCGCCCGCACCCTTGGCCGCCGCGTTGTCCGGGTGGTTGCCCTGCGCGAGCGAGAAGTGCCGCAGCCGGAAGGTCTCGCCCCCCGCGTCGCCGGGCAGGGCGCGCAGCACGTTCGCCAGTTCGAGGCCGCGCCAGGCGTAGGGGCACAGGAAATCGAAATACACGTCGGTCATGGCTGACGCTAGCACGGCTCCTGCTCCTGGCTGGGGCCTGTCCTTCATGTCGCGTTGACCGGACAAGCTGTCTTTTTGACTTTACACCGGACCGACTCTAGGCTGGCCCCATGGAACCGGTCCTGACCGCGCATGTGCGCGCCCGGCGTGAGGCGGCCGGCCTGCGCCCCGGCGATCTGGCGGCGCAGGCCGGCGTCAGCCGTCAGGCGCTGCACGCCATCGAGACCGGCGCGTATGTGCCCAATACCCTGACCACCTTCCGGCTCGCGCGGGCCCTGAACTGCCTGGCCGAGGACCTGTTCACGCTGTCCGCGCCCCAGGTCGGTGCCGTGCTGTGCGGCCCTCCGGCGGGCGGCCACTTCCCGCCCGGGCCGCTGCGCGTGCAACTCGCGCAGGTGGGCCCGCGCCTGCTGGCCTACCCCCTGCGCGGCGAGGCGGCCCTGGGGCAAGACGCCGACGGGGTGGCGCAGTCCGGCGGCGAGGCGGGCGGCGAGGTGCGCGTGGAACGGCTGGCGGGGGCCGAGGTGGCCCGGCACACCCTGGTCGTGGCGGGTTGCGACCCGGCGCTGGGCCTGCTGACCCGGCAGGTGGGGCGAGGGCCGGAGGCGCGGGGCCAGCCGCTCCGGGCGCTGTGGCACCCGGCCACCAGCCTGGACGCCCTGCGGGCCCTG encodes:
- a CDS encoding DsbA family oxidoreductase — protein: MTDVYFDFLCPYAWRGLELANVLRALPGDAGGETFRLRHFSLAQGNHPDNAAAKGAGDVRWWLSDQPQGEGAAHQQSSLDAFLAHTAAARQGEERSWAFALALFRRRHEHGQALDEAAIQGAAGDAGLDTAQFAADRQDDGGLRAALRRELEEAADLGVFGTPTFVLEDGGAAYYRFENLTRDPQTARAWWDLYRTVLDSGAGIATIKRARNRPAKKA
- a CDS encoding RNB domain-containing ribonuclease; protein product: MTTSPELGAAQRTEVELLARGRQDKSRVMRDLGLSETPEAAHALLLRLGLWSEARTPYADRLRAATTPSTLPVPPFPAEDRLDLTHLEAFAIDDEGNRDPDDAVCTETLEGGLTRLWVHVADVAALVPPDSPLDLEARSRGATLYLPDQTIGMLPDALVEQAGLGLAPTSPALSISLDLDAEGNAEAVDVVLTTVRVTRLTYGEAQRRLEGGDPAFVALAELARASQALREAEGALTIDLPEVRVKADEAGAQVTPLPKPPMRFVVQECMTLAGWGAAIFADDNGIPLPFATQDPPRTTVRGDGLGAQWARRRTLSRTRFQPSPGPHSGMGLDVYVQATSPMRRYLDLVVHQQLRAFLTGGEPVGGKVLASHIAQAVLNADGTRQAERLSRRHHTLRFVAAQPEREWEAVVVDRRGPQATLLIPDLAYDLPLTSSAPVGSVIKLRLSDVNLPALGVRAKL
- a CDS encoding GNAT family N-acetyltransferase — translated: MDGRITDLGGGYTARRIPLETYRDACARLEGRIFGGNSVYAFGRAARPPVPLGETFTWGLFAGDELVGWSHAEQRDERTVDMADTGLLPEHQGRGLYTRLLPTLLGTFRAAGYALVTSRHRATNNAVLVPKLRAGFFIQGLNLYEGGLNVTLALALDGPYRDAMHARSGFRAATAEAARRLRWPEAVPPGPVPVPSALPLPPGTGPDLDLGGGYVLRPVEYETYWHLYAVLEAAAYESVSLEWPHPAERADLDAPSYTWLIGHAGEVVGWQYSRQWNARTAYMVNTALLPAHRGAGVYSRLLPAVLEALRTEGYDLVRSHHHATNAAVLVPKLRAGFRVQGLEVSDHGVMAVLLFSYGELYREYMDVRSGLTLPRGEVARRLGMAGDTGT
- a CDS encoding agmatine deiminase family protein, whose translation is MPAEWAAHAATWMSWPADDELWFGHLEPVRAEFAELVRTVARFEPVQLLVRDSESEQDARARLHGANVAYHHVPLDDVWLRDNGPIFVRRGEGREADLAFVNWRFNAWGGKFESDHDDRVPEYVAQALGMAHWDRPEVLEGGGIEVNGLGLGLTTRSCFLTDTRNPGLSEEGYAALLAETLGIRKLLWLDGGLENDHTDGHIDTITRFVDETTVVTSVESDPADPNHAVMARNLAALREMTDTAGEPLRVVELPLPANRLDGAEGRLPPTYANFYIGNGFVAVPQYGDPHDGPALDVLRPLFPGREVIGLSSRAIIEGGGSFHCVTQQQPVGLTWTGE